In Terriglobia bacterium, the sequence CCTGACACCCGACACCTGAAACCTATCGTCATCTTCAGAATAAACGTTGTCACTCACTTTTCCACGGCGCTATACTACGCAGATCCACCATAAGGAGAATTCCGATGTCTCCCATTACCTTCACCTTGAACGGAAAAAAGCAGACAGTTGATGTCAGCCCCGAGATGCCGTTGCTCTGGGTATTGCGCGATACGCTGGGTTTGACTGGAACCAAGTATGGCTGTGGGATGGCATTGTGCGGCGCTTGCACGGTCCATCTGGAGGGGGACGCCATCCGTTCCTGTGTGACGCCCATCTCCGAGGTTGCCGGGAAGAAGGTCGTCACAATCGAAGGACTCTCGCCCGAGAACAGCCACGTGCTTCAGAAAGCGTGGATTGCTGAAGAGGTGCCACAATGCGGCTACTGCCAGCCGGGGCAGATCATGAATGCCGCCGCGCTGCTGGCCAAGACACCGCACCCTTCTGATGCCGACATCAATTCGGCCATGTCGGGCAACATCTGCCGCTGTGGAACCTATCAGCGGATTCGCAGTGCCATTCATCGTGCGGCGGGCGGAGGTGCGAAATGAACACGACTTCCAAGATGACTCGTCGAAATTTCATAAAAGCCGGGACGCTGGCAGGCACCGGTCTTATCGTCGCCTTCTACTTGCCCTCCGGCCGCGAACTGGACACTTCCCTCGATGCGGCGGACGGCTCGTTTGCCCCCAATGCTTTTCTGCAAATCGAACCTTCCGGCAAAATCACGGTGTGGGTGACCAAGTCGGAAATGGGACAGGGGGTTCAGACTTCCCTCCCGATGCTGGTTGCAGAAGAACTGGAAGCCGATTGGTCCACCATCCACATCAAGCAGGCCGACTCCAATCCCAAATATGGGGATCAAGGAACAGGGGGCAGCGAGAGCATCCGCACGATGTGGACCCCGCTCCGCAAGGCGGGCGCCACGGCGCGTGCGATGTTGATTACAGCGGCCGCACAGACATGGGCCGTCGATAAGTCGACGTGCAGGGCCGAGAAGGGCATGGTCATTCACGGGCCGAGCGGACGGAAGCTCGGTTATGGCGCGCTGGCTGAAAAAGCTTCGAAGTTGCCGGTCCCGACCACGGTTCCCTTAAAGGACCCCAAGGATTTCCGAATCCTCGGCAAGAAGGTGCCCCGACTCGACACCGGCATCAAAGTGGATGGCAAGGCGGTGTTTGGACTGGATGTTCGAGTCCCTGGCATGCTCTATGCGACCCTTGCTCGATGTCCTGTTTTTGGCGGTAAGGTGGCGAGTTTTGACGCCTCCAAGGCCAAGGCGATCCAGGGGGTCCGCGATGTGATCAAGGTTCGCGACGGGATCGCCGTCATTGCTGAGAACACATGGCTGGCGATGGAGGGGCGCCGGGCGTTGGAGATCAAGTGGGACGAGGGTCCTAACACCGGGGTGAGCAGCCCCAGCATCACCAAACTGTTTGCGGATCAGTTCAAGCAAGCCGGGCTGGTGGCGCGCAAAGTGGGGGATGCCGACGCCGCGCTGAAGAGCGCGCCGAACATCCTCGAGTCCATGTTTGAATTCCCTTACCTTGCTCACGCCACCATGGAACCGATGAATTGCACTGCCGACGCCCGTGCTGACCGGTGCGAGATCTGGGCTCCCACACAGTTCCCGTCCTGGGGGCAGGAACTGGCAGCGGGAGTCGTCGGCCTGAAGCCGGAGCAAGTGAAGGTGCACGTCACGCTGCTGGGTGGAGGCTTCGGCCGCCGCGCCAATCCCGATTTCATGGTCCAGGCCGCTGAAATCTCCAAGGCCATCAGTGCTCCGGTCATGTTGGTGTGGACGCGCGAAGACGATATGCAACATGATTTCTATCGCCCGACCTCCGCTCAACTCCTTCGTGCCGGGATCGACAGCAAGGGTCTTCCGGTGGCCTGGCATCATCACATCCTTGGACCCTCCATCGACGCCCAAATGAATCCCAAATTCACGGGTCTGGATAAGGGTGCCGTCGATGTGGCCGCGACCCTTCCCTACACGATCCCCAACATCCATGTGGATTTTTTGAATGTCAACATCCCCGTGCCGGTGGGTTGGTGGCGCTCGGTGTGGGCTTCGCAGCATGCCTACGCCAACGAATGCTTTCTGGACGAAATTGCCTACGCATCCCGAAGCGATCCGTACGAGTTCCGCTTGAAATTGCTGGCCAACGAGCCACGGTACAAAGGGGTGTTGAAGCTGGCGGCCACCAAAGCGGGGTGGGGAAAGAAACTTCCCGTAGAAAGGGGAATGGGAATCGCGGTCGCGAAATCCTTTGGCACCTATGTGGCCCAGGTTGCAGAAGTCACGGTGGAATTCAAAAAGGTCACGGTGCATCGTATCGTGTGTGCCGTGGATTGTGGACAGTATGTCAACCCCGATACCATTGAAGCGCAGATGCAGAGCGCCATTGTCATGGGACTGACCGCCGCATTGAAGGGCGAGATTACGATCGACCGGGGCCGGGTCATGCAGGGCAACTTCAATGATTACCCGGTGCTGCGGATGGAAGAAGTGCCGGTCATTGAGACCTACATCGTGCCGAGCCAGGAAAAGCCCGGCGGGATCGGGGAGCCCGGGCTGCCTCCGGTTGCCCCGGCGGTCGCCAATGCCATCTTCGCCTCCATCGGCAAGCGCATCCGGAGACTGCCCATTCGCTCGACCTATCCGGGCTGATTCACCGCAGAGACGTCGAGCTTTATCATAGAGCTTTGGTAGCCCCGCCTGCGCTTTTTGCCGGCGGGGGCCTTTCCGATCGTTCGTCCGTCATCGTAGGTTCATACCACACCGCAACGAAATGCCCCCGCTCAAACCGATTTAGTAGCACCGGTCCTGCCTCGCGGGACGCTTGGGGACTTTGTCCGATGAGTCCGCCCCCCTCATCTCGTAGGACGTCGCGGTAACCTCACTTAAGGTCCCGCTTCAAGCGCGTTGGCAATTATTGTTTGCTAAACGCGAAAATGTGAAGGACAGGTCGCTATCCCCTATTTGAGGTCAAGAATAAGTCTTCATGCGCGCCTTGTAATACCAGTTAATCAGGAAAAGGACACCTACCAGGAACAACGGCCCCGGAATTATCAAATAGGCCGACCAATGAAATCGTCCCCAAACCTTCTCGAGATAAAACAGTCCACAGACGGGGAATAGGATTGCGCCCACCCAATCCCGGTGCCAGGAAATCGCCAGGACGATCAGAATGACAGCGGTCGGGATGAGATGCATCAGCAGGGCCAAGGAAGTCTTCCAAAAGCCCTGTCCTCCGCCGAATACATCAAGCGCAAAGAGGCTGACAAAAAGCGCAAAAAGAAGACATAGAATCCTCGGGGTCCAGAACAGCAATGGTCTTGCATGTGTGCTCATCAAGGCCTCCTATCGCCCTCATACCCTATCGATGAATCCCGTTTAAGAACGATGCGACAGGGAAAACTAGAGAAAACAGGACACATGTAACGTGCGGGGGAGGTTCGTCGAAGCAGACTCAGAAGAAATTCCAAAATCCAATTGGTCCGCGGCGGATAAAATCCAAACAAAAACCATATTACAGGTACCAAACAAAATCCCAACGGGAACGGGTCATCGCACCAGGATTCATTTCGCTTTGAAAGGTTCCACAAGGCGGAGATTGATCATTTTCTTGGCGAGAGAATAAATGTCTTTCTGGCTTCCGGCTTTGCGAATACCCACAGCGACCACGATGACGACCACCAGTCCCCGGTCGACCCGGTAGATAATTCGGTAGCGTTGGCCCACCGCTCGGAGACTTCGATAGCCCGCCAACTCTTCGACCAGTGGCTTGCCTTGCTTTTCAAGATCTTCCGCCAATCCATCGATGCGGCTGATGATTTTCTCCATAATCCTGCGCTCTGAAATGCCCTTCAGAATTGTCAGGGCGAATGGCGTAATTCTGATTTTGTAGCGCACCCCTAGAGCCTCTTCCTTGCTTTTTCCCATGGGATGGTCTTCCCTGCCTCCGCCTCCTTAATTGCCTGGCGCAAAGCGGCCATCTGCTCGTTATCTCCCAGAATCTCCAGGGTCTCAACGATCGCCTCGTACAGATCCCACCGCAAGATGGCCAGGACAGTTTCTCCCCGCCGCGTTACCGAGATGGCCCCCGGTCGGCGTTGAAGCCTCTCCGGAAGGCTGGCCAACTTATTTCGGGCATCGATGATGGCCATCTCAGCAGCTACATCCGTACTCATTCGCTTCTTCTCCTTTCTCCATGAGGCCGTGCTAGAGACGATCCGTACTACGACACGTACGGCAAGGAGTACGCATCTATCAAGACCTTTCTCAGCACCCCACCTAGAACAATGTATGGCCGAGCCCGCTACTCCGAGAGAGCACAGCGGGGGTGTCATCTTTGTATCGCACACATCGCAAAGAGCGCGATGTATGCGCCACCCACCAAAAAACAAAATTCCAAATTCCAAAGTCCAAAGTCCAAACAAAACCCAAATTCCAAAATCCAAACAAACCCACAATCAACCCCGAGAGATCGAAGTGTGTGGCACTCCATCCGCCCCGCTATAGGTCTGTGTTGAGAGAAGTCGCCTATGGCCCATGATGGTGCAGATGCTCATCGCCCTTCAACCGCAGCCGCAGATACATCATGAAACCCACGGGATGATTGCCATAGAACGGTTTGATCACCATGGGAACCCCGTATCCCGTGAAGTTTCCTCCCAACCCGATTGTAATCCCTGCCGCCTCTTTGACATCCCGCGTGTATCCCAGCGTGTAAGCATGGATGCGGAACACCGAGCCCGCCGTGCGGGCGAGCAGTTCCTTGACCTCCGGCTGGTCGTCGAACAGCTCGTCCTTGTCGACCAGCTCGATTCGGCCGGTCAGATAGTTTTTGTTCTGAAACTGAACGACCGATTCCACCAGGTATGAATTGATATTGCGCCGTTCAGCCACCTTATGATTGCGGCCCCAGATGAGGCTGGTCGCCCAATGTCCGGAGGCCAGGGGCCGGTTATAGGTCACCGAGGCCGTCGACCGGACGATGTCTCCGGGCTCGAGTTCCTCGGGATGCTTCAATCGACCCACTGACACCTGCGCGCTCCAATTGCTCGCAGGTGTCACGGTGAACCGCGTTGACCACGAATCGACGGCCCCATGATCGATGTTCCAGCGGTTCTCATTGGGCTCGCGGCCATGAAACCCACTTCCCTCGATCCGGACCATCCCGAATTTGAACCCAGCCGTGAGCACCTCGTTGACGATATGAGAAGAATCCTGCAGATGATGCGAGAGGGTGGCCTGCGGAAGCTCCGCGGCGGAAACGCGATGCGGATACGCTACCGGCCCGAGGGCCGGATCCCCCACCGGAGCGAAATAGAAATCCACCATGCTTTTCTCGCCGAGATGCCGCGCGTACTGTACGCTCAACTCCATGAAGAGGTCATGAGGATGCTGCCCATCGACGACCGCCTGGCCAAAGGCGGTCTCACCGGTTTGAAAGAGCAAAGGATATCGGCGCTCGGTCACCGTGGCGGGTTCCAGGCTCAGCATTGCTCGAACCATGAAGCTGCCGCTCCCCACCTGGCGGTGAGCCATCCCCATGAACCAGTTCGAGGAGAATAGTTTGTCGCCGCCCCGTGGACCGCTCTGCTGGATGTCGCCCACAAACGCCGAGCCATGAAACATGAAGTTCCAGGAGCGGGCGTTAATCATCTTCATGTGCATCGGCGAGGATCCGGGGTTGACGCTGGTGCCTGAGCCCTGCTCCATTAAAAACATCCCTGAAGGGTTCAACTCCGGCAATTCCATCCCTGGCATGGACATCTTTTCCATCTTCGAATGATCGTGTTCGGGCGTTTGGGTCGCCGCGGCCTTTTCAGGGGGTGGGGCCGGATGCTGATGCGGTGCGGCCGGCTTCTCATCTCCTTTCTCCTGCCCGGCTTGGACGCCCGCCCCGCAATCCTCTCTCATTAAACTGTGGGAATTGGCGGGACGCACCAGGGAAAAGACGAGAAGCAGAAATAAGAGCGATCTCAACCGGAGTGCCTTGGACCCGGCGCTGTTCATCCGATCCTCTCCTTTAATCCTCTTACCTTGCCCAGTGACTGAGCCATGAGCCCGCTCCCGCACGGAAGCCATGATGAAAACGCCGTTCTTTTTCATTTTACATTCTACACCTTTACCACTTAATCCCTGGAGCCCTGCCGAGCATTCCCTGACCTTGCCCCTGAATTTGACCGGGCGTATACTCACAAGGAATCACTTTGCGGCCGAACTCCAGGGCCTCAGTAATTTTCTTGCCACCAACTGATCCAATCACCCGCGATGAAGGAATTGATTGAAACAGGCACTACGTTCTCCCACTACCGGATTCTTTCCCCCCTCGGCTCCGGCGGGATGGGTGAGGTGTACCTGGCTGAAGACGACCGGTTAGGTCGCAAGGTCGCGCTCAAGCTATTGCCGGTCGAATACATCCAGGATCAGGAACGGATGCACCGCTTCGAGCAGGAAGCGCGCGCTGCCTCTGCCTTGAATCATCCCAACATCATTACCATTTTCGATGTCGGCCGCGCCGAAAACGTCCATTTCATCGCCACCGAGTTCATCGAAGGATCGACCCTTCGCCAATATCTGGCCAAAGCAAAGCTGAGTTTGAGGGACGCCGTGGATGTGGCCGTTCAAGTGGCCGGCGCCTTGAGTGCGGCCCATCGGGTGGGCATCGTGCATCGTGATATCAAGCCCGAGAACATCATGTTGCGGCCGGATGGCTACGTGAAGGTCCTGGATTTCGGGCTGGCCAAGCTGACCGAGCCGACCCCGTCTGATTCCGAGTCACCCACTCGGGCGACCGTGCAAACGGAGACGGGCGTGGTGGTGGGGACGGTGAGTTACATGTCTCCCGAGCAGGTTCGAGGCGTGGTCGTTGATGCTCGCACCGACCTCTTCAGTCTGGGTGTGGTTCTCTATGAAATGGTCGCTGGTATTCCGCCCTTTGAAGGCGGGAGCAAGAGTGAATTGATTGCGGCCATCCTCGACCGAGAGCCCCCGCCGCTGGCCCGGTATGCGCGCGATGTTCCCAATGAAGTGGAAAGAATTGTCAGCAAAGCCCTGCGGAAGGACCGCGAGTTGCGTTACCAGACGGCCCGGGACGTTCAGATTGATCTAAAAAGTTTGAAAGAGGACCTTGAATTTGAAGCCAAACGCGAACGAGTAGGTCAGGCCACCTCGAGTGGAACACAGGCGATCGCTTTGGAGGGAGAGCCGGCCGCCGTCAAGTCCGGGACGCACCCCCTACCTCAAGCGACCTCCAGCGCTGAGTATCTGGTCACCGAGATCAAACGCCACAAGAAGACCACATTCCTGGTTCTTGCCTTGTTGATCCTGGCGGCAAGTGGGGTGATTTATGTCCAAACCCGAAGCGGGAAAACCATAAGTTCTCTCGCGGTCCTGCCCTTTGTCAATGTCACCGCGGATCCCAACAGTGAATACATCCCGGATGGCATCACCGAAAGCCTCATCAACCGACTGGCCCAGCTGCCAAACCTCACGGTGATGTCGCGAAGCTCAGTCTTTCGGTATAAGGGCCGTGAACCTGATGTCCAGGAGGCCGGACGCCAGCTGAAGGTCCAGGCCGTCCTGACAGGAAGGGTGGTGCAGCGTGGCGATGACCTCGACATCAGCGCCGAGCTTGTGGATGTGCACAACAACAGCCACCTCTGGGGAGAACAATACCACCGCAAGCTTTCCGATATACTCACCCTGCAGAGCGACATTGCCCGCGAAATTTCGGAGAAGCTGAAACTGAGGCTGACGGGGGCCGAGAAGGACCGTCTAGCGAAAAATTACACCGAGAATACCGAAGCCTATCAGTTGTATCTCAAGGGTCGGTACCATGCGGCCAAGTTTACCGAGGACGGCCTGGCCCGGGGACTCAACTATTTCAACCAGGCGATAGCCATCGATCCTTCTTATGCGCTTGCCTACGATGGAGTCGCGTATTACTACGTGACGGCCGCGGACTGGTTCATGTCGCCCCGGGAAGCCATGCCGAAGGCCAAGGCGGCGCTCCAAACCGCATTGCGGATTGACAATGCCCTGTCTGAAGCTCACACCTCCCTGGCCATCGTTTCTTACTGGTACGAGTACGACTGGGCGACGGCGGAGCGGGAATTGAAGCGGGCCCTGGAACTCAATCCAAATGATGCCTCCGCGCATCAATTCTACGGATCGTTTCTGGCCTGGACCGGAAGAGTGGACGCGGGAATTCGAGAAGCGAATCGGGCCATTGAGCTGGATCCACTGTCACCCCAGGCCCGCACCTACCTGGGTGTCAATCTGTTCTTTGCGCGGCGGTACGATGAAGCGGTCAAACAACTTGAGGAGGTCACTCGCACGAGCCCGAATTACTGGTGGGCGCATGTTTTTCTCGGAAGGTCCTTCGCGCAGACGGGAAGACTTCCCGAAGCCATTGCCGAGTTCCAGAGTGCGAAACGGATCGAAGATGCTATCTCGGAGATCGACGCGGCGCTTGGCCATGCGTATGCCCTATCGGGAAGGAAGAGCGAAGCAGAAAAGGTGCTCGAGGAGTTGAAGCAGCGTTCCATGCGAAGTTACGTCTCGCCATACAACATGGCCGTTGTTTGTGCCGGGCTGGGTGAAAAGGATGCAGCGTTTCAGTGGCTCGACAAGGCCTATGACGAACGCCCATTTTACCTAACCTGGCTGGAAGTGGATCCGGACCTCGACATTCTGCGTTCCGATCCGAGGTTTAGCAAATTGCTTCGTCGAGTAGGGTTCAAGAGATAGTTGTCAGAGAGAAGCTATCAGTTTTCAGCAGTCAGCAATCAGCAAGCATTTGACAGTTCCAAATAGCGAGCGGTCATTGCCCTTGTTGAATTGGATGGCTTTGCGTATGCAAGGTCGCAGACAAAGGAAAATGGCATGGAAGCCCCGAACTGAACTCGGATGCTATATCCGTGCTCGTCGGGAGGCTCTGGGTTTGAGCATCCGGGAGATGGCAAAGAGGATGAAGAAAGATCACACTTATGTTCGTGAGGTCGAAAGAAGTGCCTCTTCCATGTTCCGGCGCTCAATGGCATCCTGGGCCAAGGCGCTCGGGTGCCGTCCATCCGATTTACAACGGTTTGCCGGGAACCCGGGCTATGCAAAAGAGAGTCCCACTGAGCTCGGCCGGTTCGTCCGCAGACGCCGCAAAGAATTGGGCCTCAGTCTTCAGCAACTCGCAGGGCATGTGGGTGTGACCCGACAACGGATGAGCCAGATTGAAATTGATCGGGGGGTCGTCCTCTCGAGAGGCGATACGGTTCGCAGAATGGCCCAAGCGCTCCGCGCGGAAACTACAACGCTCAAGCAGCTTGGGTGGAAGGAGAAATGTGATCAGGCCCTTCATCGAATGGTCCATCGGCCCCCTGAACGGTCAACGCCTTTGGGCACCTTCCTTACCTGTCGACGTCTTGAACTTCGATTAACGCAGCACCAACTCGCCAGCCAAGTTGGAATTGATCGCGCCATGGTGAACAAATTGGAGCGCGGAGAATCAAGAAGCGTTCGATCCTTGCGCCGGCTGTCACGAGTTCTGGGACCGATCCCCCCCCAACTCCTTCCCCTCAGGCGAATGCTAACCCTGATGACGTCGGACCCCGATATCCCTTTCTTGGAGTAGACCCTCCGAAGGGGGAGTCAGTCAAGGGGCATAACCCTAACAATTGCATTGCCTGTCCCGGGTTCTTCAGGGACGACTAGTGATGGTGAGCCTCAGATGCCCCTACCCTTTATGATTGTGGTGCGGTGTACTGGAGGAAATCTCGGGGGAAAAGATCGTTCCGAATGAATCCAGAAGGTCTGTAATACATCGACACACGGATCTGCCGTCGACGACAGAAAAAACTGCAGGTTTTGTCAACCGCCAGTTTTTGCCGACAGCTGACGGCTGGTTGCTGGCGACTGGTAACCGCTTGCTGATGGCTGACGGCTGATAGCTTCTTTCTGACAACTGAGATCTGCTAGCTAATTGCTGACTGCTGAAAGCTGATCGCTGATGGCTGTTCTTCTCAAATATCCAGGACTGAAACCCTTTCCACGCTAAATACTAAAGGAACCTCGCACTCGGGGACCATGGACAGAGCTAACCCGACAGCCTGGTCTGAGGAGTCTGCGATTCCCACAAACTCCTTATCGTGTTCAGGATGCTTGCCGTCAACAATCCTGACCTTGAATACATGGGGCATCTTGAAATTCTGATCGAATCCGTGAGTCGAAAAATCAGACGGGACCCAGTGTGCAGGAAATGAGGGAGTATCAGGACTGGGCAAAGCGGCCTGCGGCTCGACAGTCTGATTATTCTCCAATCCCCCGAATTTGTTCATAGACATCTGAAATTGTCCCATGGACGGATATCTCTCCTCTCCCCAAACACGGCATCTGACGTAACGGTAGAGATATCCTAACGCAATGATGTGGAAACTTATTGCAATGCACAAAAAAACCGCAGCCATTATCGACATCTACCCGCATCGCTTTCTGGGCGGCTTCCTTCATTCGAAAGTGGCATGCTCCTGGTCCAGGGGCTACCCACTCCTGGACCAGCGCTCCGCCGACAGAGCCCTCAGCGGTCGAGGGCTTAAGTTGAGCTGATTCCTTCTGTCGCTCCCGGCGGAAGTCCCCCTTCATCCGGATCTATCACCTCTTGGGCCTTTATTCCATCCCGCTGTCCTCGAGCTCCCCTGCGGGCAAAACTACCCTTTCCGGTCCTCCACGATTGCCCGCCTGTTCGATGACGTATGCCAACTCCTGCTCCAACCTCGATGGAGCCAGTTTCCGTCCGACGCTCTCCCCGGGCAACCACACTTCGGACAGAAAAGTCCGGTTCCCATAACCGTTGAACACGAGCATCCCCTTATCTGCAATCTTATCCCGGGAGCCTGCAAGCGGCATGGGGGGTTGGATGATCATGCCGAGATTCCCTTTGTGCTGGTGGATCCGCAGTACTCCCCGGTACAAGGCAGGGAGATGGTGAGTGATCATATATTCCCCTGGAGGGAATATGTTCTCGCCAACGAGAAAATCGAACGGGACGTTAAACCTTGCCATGCCGTCGTTCTGACCTCGGGCGGATCCGGCCCCCATCAGGATGAGGGCCCAGATCGTCACAAGGATTCTCCATCCTTGTTTATTCAAAGGATCACCTCTTTGAGTCTCATATCGAGGCGAACCTGATTGCGGCCTCCCTGGATCCCCTATCGGCCCGGAATCACCCTGGCGACCGATGGCCCTCGCAAGGGCTCGCCTCGACTCCGCCTCATAAGGCGGTCTGTCTCTTCTACCTATATAAGGCGGGAAAACGAGGAGAAATGGCCCATCCCTACAGAGTTTTTTTTCGAGCGCCCCCCGTCGGGGGGAATTGGTGTTAGAATCGGGTGTTCTCCAACGCAGATCGATTGGAGAGAGCCCCGAATGCCCATACCCCCGCCCGAGAAAGTCAGCCAGTTGTTGCTTGATTGGAGCAAAGGGGACAAAGCCGCTCTGGATGCCCTGGTTCCGCTGGTGCACGAAGAACTGCACCGATTGGCTCATCACTATATGGGAGGAGAGCACTCCGGGCACACGCTTCAAACCACGGCACTTATCAACGAAGCCTATCTCCGGCTCACCGACTACAGGAACATGCGTTGGCAGAATCGGACCCACTTTTTCGCCGTTGCGGCACAAGTCATGCGGCGCATCCTGGTTGATTACGCTCGGAGCCGCCATTATGCCAAGCGGGGCGGAGGCGACTCCCATGTTTCCTTGGACGAAGCGATGGTCTTGTCGGAGGATACGTCGTCCGAGCTCATCGCGGTCGAAGAAGCCCTCAACGACCTGGCCGCCTTTGATCCCCGCAAGAGTCAGATTGTCGAACTGCGTTTCTTTGGCGGGCTGAATATCGAGGAGACTGCCGAGGTTTTGGCGATCTCGCCAACCACGGTGAAGCGGGAATGGCAAAGAGCCAAGGCCTGGCTGTACCTGGCGATCAAGAAGGGGGGAGCGACTGGAAAGTGACAGGGAACGGCAGGTGCGAAGTCATGCGGTGAGCCTTGGAAAGAGGCGTCAGGGCAAGTCTATGAGGTCAAGCTGCGTCAATTGACGGTCTAATGCCCGGGTTCCCGCATGTTTACTCTCGAATCCTATACTGGCAACTGAGAACTGACAACCGGCACCCTCCTCTATGGATACTGCCCGCTGGAAGCAGATTGATGAAGTCTTCGAGGCCGCCCTGGAACGCGAGCCCCACGAACGCCCAACATTCCTTAACCAAGCCTGCGCCGGTGATGAGGAATTGCGGACACAGGTTGAGTCCCTGCTCGCCTCCGAAGAGCAGGGCCGAAGCTTTATTGAAACACCTGCCGTCGAACTTGCGGCCCATTCCCTGTCAAACCAGCAGACCCGATCCATGACAGGAAGGATGGTCGGCCCTTACAAGATCCTGCAGCCCCTGGCCTCAGGGGGAATGGGCCACATCTATCTGGCCAAGAATACCAAGCTTGACCGACTCGTCGCCCTGAAGGTGTTTCCTGCCTACCTCGCCCAGGACCAAGACCGGATGAGCCGCTTCGAGCAGGAAGCCCGCGCGATCTCCGCTCTCAACCATCCCGCAATCCTTACCATCTACGAGGTGGGACATTCTGAATCGCTCCACTTCATTGCCACGGAATTCATCGATGGAAAGACATTACGTCAGACCTTGATCGAAGGAAGGTCGGATCCCCGCGAAGCAATCGACATGGGCATACAGGTCGCCGGTGCGTTGGCGGCAGCCCACGAGGCGGGGGTGGTGCATCGAGACATCAAACCTGAAAACATCATGCGGCGGCGCGACGGCTATGTAAAGATCCTGGACTTCGGGCTGGCCAAAATGATTCATTCGCAATCGCTCCCGGTCGATCCCGAGGTGTCCACCCTCGCGGATGTTCAGACGAACACCGGCATGGTGTTGGGAACCACCCATTACATGTCTCCTGAACAGGCTCGCGGCCTGGACATCGACGGACGAAGCGATATTTTCAGTCTCGGAATCGTGATCTATGAAATGGTCGCGGGCCGTC encodes:
- a CDS encoding protein kinase — encoded protein: MDTARWKQIDEVFEAALEREPHERPTFLNQACAGDEELRTQVESLLASEEQGRSFIETPAVELAAHSLSNQQTRSMTGRMVGPYKILQPLASGGMGHIYLAKNTKLDRLVALKVFPAYLAQDQDRMSRFEQEARAISALNHPAILTIYEVGHSESLHFIATEFIDGKTLRQTLIEGRSDPREAIDMGIQVAGALAAAHEAGVVHRDIKPENIMRRRDGYVKILDFGLAKMIHSQSLPVDPEVSTLADVQTNTGMVLGTTHYMSPEQARGLDIDGRSDIFSLGIVIYEMVAGRPPFGGETPSDVLASILLRDPPPLTHDEQAVPQELQRIVSKALCKDREVRYQTANELMGDLKDLRHQMENAAEPERPEGTAPRPQVTDKAELDRERLRSATGAIGKPRHRSDHVWLPTSKEPIRSRTIKRVNLGVAILIGVLFIAALVYFLYLAQR